In one window of Oleidesulfovibrio alaskensis DSM 16109 DNA:
- a CDS encoding sigma-54-dependent transcriptional regulator translates to MARVLIIDDDDLFCEMVAAALELSGHEVRSAGTAADGQALCRSAGFDVIFLDIRLPDGNGLELIPAFSACPSEPEIIIITAAGDPHGAEMAIGSGAWDYLSKPSPLDELQLTLTRALRYRKRKAAFIRPAADRQGIVGSSPRMQACIDLMAEFAPSDTPVLVTGETGTGKELFARALHRNSRRTAGPFVAVDCASIPKNLIESELFGHEKGAFTGAVAERDGVFAQAHGGTLFLDEVGELPLSQQKAFLRVLQERTFRRVGGKKELYSDFRLVAATNKDLPALAERGEFRADLLFRLQAVLLHLPPLRDRGRDIYELALYHVEKLCLRYKLGHKELTREAAAFLEDYPWPGNVRELVHVVEQAVVAARSDELVQPEHLPRNVRAVAMRHRMQRNGTGGAAVVPAAVSMAVSAGGEAALPTWKAYRERVMAEMERQYLLRLLTESGGSITQAGRLSGLSRQRLYALLKRNGISRSWPAGNSPAEETQDSDV, encoded by the coding sequence ATGGCCCGTGTGCTGATAATAGATGATGATGACCTGTTTTGCGAAATGGTCGCGGCTGCGCTGGAGCTGAGCGGCCATGAAGTGCGCAGTGCGGGAACGGCCGCCGACGGACAGGCCCTGTGCCGATCTGCCGGTTTTGATGTGATTTTTCTTGATATCCGTCTTCCTGACGGTAACGGGCTGGAGCTTATACCCGCATTCAGCGCCTGTCCCTCAGAGCCGGAAATAATCATTATAACAGCCGCGGGCGACCCGCATGGTGCCGAAATGGCTATCGGCAGCGGGGCGTGGGATTACCTGAGCAAGCCTTCGCCGCTGGACGAGCTGCAGCTTACACTTACGCGGGCGCTGCGTTACCGCAAGCGCAAAGCGGCTTTCATCAGACCCGCTGCGGACAGACAGGGTATTGTGGGCAGCAGCCCGCGCATGCAGGCGTGCATTGATCTTATGGCAGAGTTTGCCCCGTCCGACACTCCCGTGCTTGTGACCGGAGAAACAGGAACAGGCAAGGAGCTGTTTGCCCGCGCTCTGCACCGCAACAGCCGCCGGACAGCCGGACCCTTTGTGGCCGTGGACTGTGCGTCTATCCCGAAAAATCTGATTGAAAGCGAATTGTTCGGGCACGAAAAAGGGGCGTTTACCGGTGCCGTGGCAGAGCGCGACGGCGTGTTTGCACAGGCGCATGGCGGCACGTTGTTTCTTGACGAAGTAGGTGAGCTGCCGCTGTCGCAGCAGAAGGCTTTTCTGCGCGTACTTCAGGAAAGAACCTTCCGCAGGGTGGGAGGTAAAAAAGAACTGTACAGCGACTTCCGGCTGGTGGCGGCAACCAACAAAGATCTTCCTGCTCTGGCGGAGCGGGGCGAATTCCGTGCCGATCTGCTTTTCCGGCTGCAGGCGGTGCTGCTGCACCTGCCGCCCCTGCGCGACAGGGGACGTGATATTTACGAGCTGGCGCTATACCATGTGGAAAAACTGTGTCTGCGCTACAAGCTGGGGCACAAGGAACTGACCCGCGAGGCGGCTGCTTTTCTGGAAGACTATCCGTGGCCCGGCAACGTGCGCGAACTGGTGCATGTGGTGGAACAGGCCGTGGTGGCAGCCCGCAGTGACGAACTTGTCCAGCCGGAGCATCTGCCCCGCAATGTGCGGGCGGTGGCCATGCGGCACAGAATGCAGCGCAACGGCACCGGCGGGGCGGCAGTTGTGCCCGCCGCTGTGTCCATGGCGGTTTCTGCCGGCGGCGAAGCGGCATTACCCACATGGAAAGCATACCGCGAACGGGTGATGGCCGAGATGGAGCGGCAGTATCTGCTGCGCCTGCTGACCGAATCCGGCGGCAGCATCACACAGGCGGGCCGGCTGTCGGGGCTTTCGCGGCAGCGGCTGTATGCTCTGCTCAAGCGTAACGGCATCAGCCGCTCGTGGCCGGCCGGCAACAGTCCGGCAGAAGAGACACAGGATTCCGATGTATAG
- a CDS encoding ATP-binding protein translates to MTELLHHRQPRRCNAGPLYAVTDSDGVFVVVSAGFASLMHGAGVMPDAALTGRPAAAVLAHLTPAPQMPLTAVWNGKVWLDFYGLLHVEIVPFTACACKEGRAAWHLIQLLPDAAEACMDCAGRTARGLAHDFNNALASVMGFAELAAGQAGHGGSSELLHRSLANVLKGCGRAGAVLEKARAVAGRIPLNLTRHSACALLQQWTDTRRAALPDSVQLCTGTLQALPAITADARWLEKAFAAVWDNALMAMRGTGGTLRVECRAGQGYDGRAYVFMDVTDTGCGMDMQTCREAVEPFFSGWENTAGQTSAGGQGWGLSLAWGVLRAHGGGLEISAQPLAGCRVSFRLPAACEG, encoded by the coding sequence ATGACAGAGCTTTTGCATCACCGGCAGCCGCGGCGCTGCAATGCCGGCCCGCTGTATGCCGTGACAGATAGTGACGGGGTGTTTGTGGTTGTTTCTGCCGGTTTTGCCTCGCTGATGCACGGTGCCGGTGTGATGCCCGATGCTGCGCTGACGGGACGCCCCGCAGCAGCTGTTTTGGCGCACCTGACCCCGGCCCCGCAGATGCCCCTGACAGCGGTCTGGAACGGTAAGGTGTGGCTGGATTTTTACGGGCTGCTGCATGTGGAGATTGTGCCTTTCACTGCGTGCGCCTGCAAAGAGGGCAGGGCGGCGTGGCATCTCATACAGTTGCTGCCTGATGCCGCAGAGGCGTGCATGGACTGTGCGGGCAGGACAGCCCGCGGGCTGGCGCACGATTTCAACAACGCTCTTGCCTCTGTCATGGGCTTTGCGGAACTGGCAGCCGGACAGGCAGGACACGGCGGCAGCAGTGAATTGCTGCACCGCAGTCTGGCCAATGTGCTTAAAGGCTGCGGACGAGCCGGTGCCGTGCTGGAAAAAGCCCGCGCCGTGGCGGGACGCATCCCGCTGAATCTTACGCGGCATAGCGCCTGCGCACTGCTGCAGCAGTGGACAGACACGAGACGGGCCGCTCTGCCGGACTCGGTGCAGCTGTGCACCGGCACGTTGCAGGCGCTGCCCGCCATTACGGCTGATGCGCGCTGGCTTGAAAAAGCTTTTGCCGCCGTATGGGACAATGCGCTTATGGCCATGCGCGGCACCGGCGGAACCCTGCGCGTGGAATGCCGTGCAGGGCAGGGGTACGACGGCAGGGCGTATGTGTTTATGGATGTGACCGATACCGGATGCGGCATGGATATGCAGACATGCCGCGAGGCCGTGGAGCCGTTCTTTTCCGGCTGGGAAAATACAGCGGGGCAGACTTCCGCCGGAGGACAGGGCTGGGGGCTTTCACTGGCGTGGGGAGTTCTGCGTGCGCACGGCGGCGGACTGGAGATTTCTGCACAGCCGCTGGCCGGATGCCGGGTTTCGTTCCGTCTGCCTGCTGCGTGCGAGGGTTGA
- the uvrC gene encoding excinuclease ABC subunit UvrC — MDQIDISCIPTTPGVYLYKDPAGKVVYVGKAKHLRRRVASYFRDIQRHTPKTRAMLRSAATVETLSTTTEKEALLLEASLIKKHRPRYNILLRDDKQYVLFQLTRKHHWPRLVLTRKVRKDGSAYFGPFTSGQAARQTWKVIHKVFPLRRCSDKAFRNRVRPCLYHFMNQCPGPCVLDVDRDGYMQMVRKVEMLLAGRSTELIDMLRADMQAASDALEFEEAARLRDQLQAVERTVERQAAVLPGVHDMDAVGLAEAGGGLALSVLFIRRSVLLDKRNFFWSGLTLEEGPEVLLSFLTQYYGPGSFIPPRILVPWDIRTEDREGAELAPAAVCTDAGLLPDTPLLPDCPEAAPLPAAPVFAVSAGDVMPSGHDAGPAGTADAPVVRGDSAPEQSLPAAVPPLCAEESASGSALRAVAEMLTELRGGPVRVLPPRNATDNQLVTMATENAREDARAEKRPDVAGVIAAKLGMSAPPVRIEAVDVSHTGGSNTRVGVVVFENGTPARDQYRTYAFADDEAGGDDTGVLALWAVRRVHSGPPWPDLLLVDGGRGQLAAVMTALESAGAGGLFAVASIAKARNEETGRADRRAGNLADRIFLPGRSNPVNFKSGSPELLFLQHVRDTVHDYAIGRHRRARSGAALSGELQRMQGIGPATARLLWEHFSSLQEMVDAGEKGLAALPGIGKAKAAVIHEGLKRLVG; from the coding sequence ATGGATCAGATCGACATCTCATGTATTCCCACCACACCGGGAGTATATCTATATAAAGACCCCGCTGGGAAAGTTGTCTACGTGGGCAAGGCTAAACACCTGCGCCGTCGCGTGGCATCGTATTTTCGCGATATACAGCGGCATACGCCTAAAACCCGTGCCATGCTGCGCAGTGCCGCCACGGTGGAAACGCTGTCTACCACCACGGAAAAAGAGGCTCTGCTGCTTGAAGCAAGCCTGATCAAAAAGCACCGCCCGCGTTACAACATCCTGCTGCGTGACGACAAACAGTATGTGCTTTTTCAACTGACCAGAAAGCACCACTGGCCCAGACTGGTGCTTACGCGCAAAGTCCGTAAAGACGGCTCCGCCTATTTCGGGCCGTTCACCTCCGGTCAGGCCGCGCGGCAGACATGGAAGGTAATACACAAGGTGTTTCCGCTGCGCAGATGCTCGGATAAGGCTTTTCGTAACCGGGTGCGCCCCTGCCTGTATCATTTTATGAACCAGTGCCCCGGCCCCTGCGTGCTGGATGTGGACCGCGACGGATATATGCAGATGGTCCGCAAGGTGGAGATGCTGCTCGCAGGCCGTTCCACGGAACTGATCGACATGTTGCGTGCCGACATGCAGGCAGCCAGCGATGCGCTGGAATTTGAAGAGGCCGCCCGGTTGCGTGATCAGTTACAGGCTGTGGAGCGGACAGTGGAGCGTCAGGCCGCTGTGCTGCCGGGCGTGCACGATATGGATGCCGTGGGGCTGGCGGAGGCCGGAGGGGGGCTGGCCTTGAGCGTGCTGTTTATCCGGCGGTCGGTATTGCTGGATAAGCGTAATTTTTTCTGGTCGGGACTCACGCTGGAAGAAGGCCCCGAAGTTCTGCTGAGTTTTCTGACCCAGTACTACGGGCCGGGCAGCTTTATTCCTCCCCGCATTCTTGTGCCGTGGGATATCCGCACAGAAGACCGTGAAGGGGCGGAGCTGGCGCCTGCCGCGGTATGCACCGATGCCGGTCTGCTGCCCGATACGCCTTTGCTGCCGGATTGTCCGGAAGCTGCCCCCCTGCCCGCCGCGCCGGTATTCGCGGTGTCGGCGGGTGACGTCATGCCGTCGGGACACGATGCGGGCCCTGCCGGTACAGCCGATGCTCCCGTTGTACGGGGGGACTCCGCCCCGGAACAGTCCTTGCCGGCGGCGGTGCCGCCGTTGTGTGCGGAAGAGAGCGCTTCCGGTTCGGCCCTGCGGGCCGTGGCGGAGATGCTGACCGAACTGCGCGGCGGGCCTGTGCGGGTGCTGCCGCCGCGGAATGCCACGGACAACCAGCTGGTGACCATGGCCACCGAAAATGCCCGGGAAGATGCCCGTGCCGAAAAGCGTCCCGACGTGGCGGGTGTCATTGCGGCAAAGCTTGGCATGAGCGCACCGCCGGTGCGCATTGAGGCCGTGGATGTTTCGCATACCGGCGGAAGCAACACCCGTGTGGGCGTTGTGGTGTTTGAAAACGGCACTCCGGCCAGGGACCAGTACCGTACCTATGCGTTTGCGGATGATGAGGCCGGAGGGGACGATACGGGTGTGCTGGCGTTGTGGGCTGTGCGGCGGGTGCATTCCGGACCGCCGTGGCCCGACCTGCTGCTGGTGGACGGCGGGCGCGGGCAGCTTGCGGCAGTAATGACCGCACTGGAATCGGCCGGTGCGGGCGGTCTGTTTGCCGTGGCTTCCATAGCCAAAGCCCGTAATGAAGAAACCGGCAGGGCAGACCGGCGTGCAGGAAATCTGGCCGACAGAATCTTTCTGCCCGGCCGCTCCAATCCGGTGAATTTCAAATCCGGATCGCCGGAACTGCTTTTTTTGCAGCATGTGCGTGATACCGTGCATGACTATGCCATCGGGCGTCACCGCCGCGCGCGGAGCGGGGCTGCGCTTTCCGGCGAGCTGCAGCGCATGCAGGGCATCGGTCCGGCAACGGCCCGTCTGCTGTGGGAACATTTTTCCAGCCTGCAGGAAATGGTGGACGCAGGGGAAAAGGGGCTGGCTGCTCTTCCGGGTATCGGCAAAGCCAAGGCAGCCGTCATCCACGAGGGGCTTAAAAGGCTTGTGGGCTGA
- a CDS encoding outer membrane homotrimeric porin has translation MKRIATLLLAAAFVFGTVAAGSAAEFKTTGQFDFGFQWTDNTGFQDAKKSGNSEDDFDVRQRVRVQTVITASENVSGTLFFEIGETVWGQAGGAAGGPANIGQGAGGALGTDGVNVETRRAYIDFTVPNTELKVRMGLQGLALPSAVAGNPVMDDDVAAIVASYAFNDMFSLTGFWARPADTNGGDDTGTGTNLNDEFDMAGLVLGVKGDGYTFNPYFSYAWIGKDVDATADDLTAWWAGAAFELTMFDPIVFSADAIYGDTDGGDVEANDATGWFLTGKLSYKMDMFTPGVIAWYATGEDDDATDGSERLPVISPAGFAPTSFGFDGAAGILDGAILSATGTGTWGVALVAEDIQFIENVSHVVRVAYIKGTNDEKSGVAFGNLTEEDSAWEVNFDTNYQIYENLSAAIELGWVKLDLDESVWGAADDTDDAWKAGVNLTYSF, from the coding sequence ATGAAACGTATTGCTACTCTGCTTCTCGCAGCAGCTTTCGTGTTCGGCACCGTTGCCGCCGGCTCTGCTGCCGAGTTCAAAACCACCGGTCAGTTCGACTTCGGTTTCCAGTGGACCGACAACACCGGTTTCCAGGACGCTAAAAAGTCCGGCAACTCCGAAGACGACTTCGACGTTCGCCAGCGCGTACGCGTTCAGACTGTGATCACCGCATCTGAAAACGTATCCGGTACCCTGTTCTTCGAAATCGGTGAAACCGTTTGGGGCCAGGCTGGCGGCGCTGCTGGCGGCCCTGCCAACATCGGTCAGGGCGCAGGCGGCGCACTGGGCACCGACGGCGTGAACGTTGAAACCCGTCGTGCTTACATCGACTTCACCGTGCCCAATACCGAACTGAAGGTTCGTATGGGTCTGCAGGGTCTGGCACTGCCTTCCGCTGTTGCCGGCAACCCCGTGATGGACGACGACGTGGCAGCCATCGTGGCTTCCTACGCCTTCAACGACATGTTCAGCCTGACCGGCTTCTGGGCACGTCCTGCTGACACCAACGGCGGCGACGACACCGGCACCGGCACCAACCTCAACGACGAGTTCGACATGGCCGGCCTGGTGCTGGGCGTGAAGGGCGACGGCTACACCTTCAATCCTTACTTCTCCTACGCCTGGATCGGTAAGGACGTTGATGCCACTGCCGACGACCTGACCGCCTGGTGGGCCGGTGCTGCTTTCGAACTGACCATGTTCGACCCCATCGTGTTCTCCGCTGATGCTATCTACGGCGACACCGACGGTGGCGACGTTGAAGCTAACGACGCTACCGGCTGGTTCCTGACCGGTAAGCTGAGCTACAAGATGGATATGTTCACCCCCGGCGTTATCGCTTGGTACGCCACCGGTGAAGACGACGACGCAACCGACGGTTCCGAGCGTCTGCCCGTTATCTCCCCCGCAGGCTTTGCTCCCACCAGCTTCGGCTTTGACGGCGCTGCCGGCATCCTTGACGGTGCTATCCTTTCCGCTACCGGTACCGGCACCTGGGGTGTTGCTCTGGTTGCTGAAGACATCCAGTTCATCGAAAACGTTTCCCACGTTGTTCGCGTTGCCTACATCAAGGGCACCAACGACGAAAAGAGCGGCGTAGCTTTCGGCAACCTGACCGAAGAAGACAGCGCTTGGGAAGTTAACTTCGACACCAACTACCAGATTTACGAAAACCTTTCCGCAGCCATCGAACTCGGCTGGGTGAAGCTGGACCTCGACGAAAGCGTCTGGGGTGCCGCCGACGACACCGACGATGCATGGAAGGCTGGCGTAAACCTGACCTACAGCTTCTAA
- a CDS encoding outer membrane homotrimeric porin, with protein sequence MKRITSLLLAAAFVMASVVGAAAADIKTTGQFDFAFQWTDNTNFYDADKSKSSDDDFDARQRVRVQTVITASENVSGTLFFEIGETVWGQEGDNNNIGQGAGGALGTDGVNVETRRAYIDFTVPNTALQIRMGLQGLALPAAVAGNPVMDDDVAAIVASYAFNDMYSLTGFWARPLDVDSGDDTNKNSMDEYDLAGLIFSAKGDGFSVTPYFVYGMIGKDAGVEINDVAINGDDATAWWGGAAFELTMFDPIVFSADAIYGAVDSDTDAQEAAGWFLTGKLAYKMDMFTPTLTAWYGTGDDDDRGDGTERLPVISPAGFAPTSFGFDGAAGILRDELISITGAGTWGVVLAAEDIKFIEDVTHTIRVAYYEGTNDEKAGIYGASFNGNLSEEDSAWEVNVDTKYQIYENLTAAVELGWIKLDLDDSVWTNDDTDDAWKAGVNLTYSF encoded by the coding sequence ATGAAACGCATCACCAGTCTGCTGCTTGCAGCAGCATTCGTGATGGCATCGGTGGTCGGCGCAGCCGCAGCCGATATCAAAACCACCGGTCAGTTCGACTTCGCTTTTCAGTGGACTGACAACACCAACTTTTATGACGCTGACAAGAGCAAAAGCTCCGACGACGACTTCGACGCCCGTCAGCGTGTACGTGTTCAGACGGTAATCACCGCATCTGAAAACGTATCCGGCACCCTGTTCTTCGAAATCGGTGAAACCGTTTGGGGTCAGGAAGGCGACAACAACAACATCGGTCAGGGCGCAGGCGGCGCACTGGGCACCGATGGCGTGAACGTTGAAACCCGTCGTGCCTACATCGACTTCACCGTGCCCAACACTGCTCTTCAGATCCGTATGGGTCTGCAGGGTCTGGCTCTGCCCGCAGCAGTTGCAGGCAACCCCGTGATGGACGATGACGTGGCAGCCATTGTGGCTTCCTACGCCTTCAACGACATGTACAGCCTGACCGGTTTCTGGGCACGTCCTCTCGACGTGGACAGCGGCGACGACACCAACAAGAACAGCATGGATGAATACGACCTTGCCGGTCTTATCTTCAGCGCAAAGGGTGACGGCTTCTCCGTTACTCCTTACTTCGTGTACGGCATGATCGGCAAAGACGCTGGCGTTGAAATCAACGACGTAGCCATCAACGGCGACGACGCCACCGCATGGTGGGGCGGCGCTGCTTTTGAACTGACCATGTTCGACCCCATCGTGTTCTCCGCTGACGCCATCTACGGCGCTGTGGACAGCGACACCGACGCACAGGAAGCAGCCGGCTGGTTCCTGACCGGTAAACTGGCATACAAGATGGACATGTTCACCCCCACCCTGACCGCATGGTACGGCACCGGTGACGACGACGACCGCGGCGACGGCACCGAACGTCTGCCCGTTATCTCCCCCGCAGGCTTTGCTCCCACCAGCTTCGGCTTTGACGGCGCTGCCGGCATCCTGCGCGACGAACTGATCTCCATCACCGGCGCAGGCACCTGGGGTGTTGTGCTGGCAGCCGAAGACATCAAGTTCATCGAAGACGTTACCCACACCATCCGTGTTGCCTACTACGAAGGTACCAACGATGAGAAGGCCGGCATCTACGGCGCTTCCTTCAACGGCAACCTGAGCGAAGAAGACAGCGCATGGGAAGTTAACGTGGACACCAAGTACCAGATCTACGAAAACCTGACCGCCGCCGTTGAACTGGGCTGGATCAAGCTCGACCTCGACGACAGCGTTTGGACCAACGACGACACCGACGACGCTTGGAAGGCCGGCGTAAACCTGACCTACTCCTTCTAA
- the hisD gene encoding histidinol dehydrogenase: MPCRTLTYSSEADWQGIRDMLCGRENPENSVEPVVREIMDAIRSDGDAALAGYTRRFDCPDFDPSSLRVAPDAIEKAAREIPRHDLQIITEAADNIRRFHSAQKEEAWFITRPDGTVLGQMTRPVDSAGLYVPGGQGGNTPLISSLLMNAVPAQVAGVPRIAVTTPPRKDGTLNPYILAAAHVLGLDEIYCAGSAWAVAALAYGTQTIAPVDFIAGPGNIFVTTAKRMLIGTVGIDMIAGPSEILIIADSQADAAHVAADMLSQAEHDPLASAILVTPSPQLAAAVHTELEKQVTGLDRADIARASLRDWSAIVVTPDLNSAVELSNKVAPEHLELLVQDTWGLLGSIRNAGAIFMGPHSPEPVGDYFAGPNHVLPTMGTARFSSALSVQSFCKKSSIIAASQTFTQTNAAKIARLARLEGLEAHARSVESRLS; the protein is encoded by the coding sequence ATGCCCTGTCGTACACTTACCTATTCGTCAGAAGCAGACTGGCAAGGCATCCGTGACATGCTCTGCGGTCGGGAAAATCCCGAAAATTCCGTTGAGCCTGTCGTACGTGAAATAATGGATGCCATCCGGTCAGACGGGGACGCGGCCCTTGCGGGGTACACAAGACGGTTCGACTGTCCCGACTTCGATCCTTCCTCCCTGCGTGTCGCGCCCGATGCCATCGAAAAGGCCGCCCGTGAAATCCCCCGGCATGATCTGCAGATCATTACCGAAGCAGCAGACAATATCCGGCGTTTTCACTCTGCACAAAAAGAGGAAGCGTGGTTCATCACCCGCCCTGACGGTACCGTGCTGGGGCAGATGACCCGTCCCGTGGACAGTGCCGGTCTGTATGTTCCCGGCGGACAGGGCGGTAACACGCCCCTCATATCCAGCCTGCTTATGAACGCCGTCCCGGCGCAGGTTGCAGGGGTTCCCCGCATTGCGGTCACCACACCGCCGCGCAAAGACGGCACCCTCAACCCTTATATTCTTGCCGCCGCGCATGTTCTGGGGCTGGACGAAATATACTGTGCCGGCTCGGCATGGGCCGTGGCCGCTCTGGCATACGGCACACAGACCATAGCCCCCGTGGATTTCATTGCCGGTCCGGGCAACATCTTTGTCACCACCGCCAAACGCATGCTTATCGGCACGGTGGGCATAGACATGATAGCCGGTCCCAGCGAAATACTGATCATTGCAGACTCTCAGGCCGATGCCGCACACGTTGCCGCCGATATGCTTTCGCAGGCGGAGCATGACCCGCTGGCTTCCGCCATACTGGTCACCCCCAGTCCTCAGCTGGCTGCCGCAGTGCACACCGAACTGGAAAAACAAGTTACCGGTCTTGACCGGGCAGACATAGCACGCGCCTCGCTCCGCGACTGGAGCGCCATAGTGGTGACCCCCGACCTGAACTCGGCGGTAGAGCTTTCCAACAAGGTAGCTCCCGAGCATCTGGAACTGCTGGTACAGGATACGTGGGGACTTCTGGGCAGCATCCGCAATGCCGGTGCCATCTTCATGGGACCGCATTCGCCGGAACCGGTGGGCGACTACTTCGCAGGTCCCAACCACGTACTGCCCACCATGGGCACTGCCCGCTTTTCTTCGGCGTTGTCGGTGCAGTCTTTCTGTAAAAAATCAAGTATCATTGCCGCGTCACAGACTTTTACGCAGACAAACGCGGCTAAAATAGCGCGGCTGGCCCGGCTGGAAGGGCTGGAAGCCCACGCCCGCTCGGTTGAATCGCGTCTTTCATAA
- a CDS encoding phosphoribosylaminoimidazolesuccinocarboxamide synthase produces the protein MQIVTKTDIAEYKLLSRGKVRDIYEVDAETLLIVTTDRMSAFDVIMGEPIPYKGVILNSITLFWMERFADLVPNHLIASDVKDFPQALHKYADMLEGRAVLVRKAAPLPVECIVRGHITGSGWKDYQKTGMVCGHSLPAGLVESAKLETPLFTPSTKAELGEHDENISVQRARELVGDDVAAQIERLSIEIFSKGREYAESRGIIIADTKFEFGIIDGAVILIDEVLTPDSSRFWPVQGYQPGKSQPSFDKQYLRDWLSAQDWDKTPPAPALPQDVITETRNKYAEAYSILTGKTLNL, from the coding sequence ATGCAGATTGTTACCAAGACTGACATTGCAGAATACAAACTGCTTTCCCGCGGCAAAGTTCGTGACATTTACGAGGTGGACGCAGAGACGCTGCTCATTGTGACCACCGACCGCATGTCCGCTTTTGATGTTATCATGGGTGAACCTATTCCCTACAAAGGGGTCATTCTGAACAGCATCACCCTGTTCTGGATGGAGCGCTTTGCCGATCTGGTGCCCAACCATCTGATAGCTTCCGACGTAAAAGATTTTCCGCAGGCGCTGCACAAGTACGCGGATATGCTGGAAGGCCGCGCCGTGCTGGTGCGCAAGGCCGCTCCGCTGCCGGTCGAATGTATTGTCCGCGGGCATATTACCGGCTCCGGCTGGAAGGATTATCAGAAAACAGGTATGGTCTGCGGCCACAGCCTGCCCGCCGGTCTGGTAGAGTCGGCCAAGCTGGAAACCCCGCTGTTCACGCCGTCCACCAAGGCGGAACTGGGTGAACACGACGAAAACATATCAGTGCAGCGGGCGCGCGAACTGGTGGGCGACGACGTAGCCGCCCAGATAGAACGCCTGTCCATTGAGATATTCTCAAAAGGCCGCGAATACGCCGAAAGCCGCGGCATCATCATTGCCGACACCAAGTTTGAATTCGGCATTATTGACGGCGCCGTCATTCTGATTGACGAGGTTCTGACTCCTGACTCTTCACGTTTCTGGCCGGTACAGGGGTACCAGCCCGGCAAAAGCCAGCCAAGCTTTGACAAACAGTACCTGCGCGACTGGCTTTCGGCACAGGACTGGGATAAAACCCCGCCCGCACCGGCTCTGCCACAGGATGTCATAACCGAAACCCGCAACAAGTACGCGGAAGCGTACTCCATCCTGACCGGAAAAACTCTGAACCTGTAG
- a CDS encoding enoyl-ACP reductase FabI, giving the protein MLLKDKKILILGVANNKSIAYGIAQEFKAQGARLAFSYPGEAIQKRVDPISEELGGEFTFRLDVTDDAQVAAAVRTVEEQWGSVDVVVHSIAFAQREDLHGRFIDTSREGFKLAMDISAYSLVCVCKAFEPLMTEGGSVLTMTYYGSQKVITNYNVMGVAKAALEASVRYLAADMGERGIRVNAVSAGPIKTLAASGISGFKTILNHIEEHAPLRRNVTTQDVGRTAVFLASDLSGAVTGEVLFVDAGYNVMGI; this is encoded by the coding sequence ATGCTGCTGAAAGATAAAAAAATTCTTATTCTTGGCGTGGCCAATAACAAAAGCATCGCCTACGGCATTGCACAGGAATTCAAGGCTCAGGGTGCACGGCTGGCCTTCAGCTACCCCGGCGAAGCCATCCAGAAACGTGTGGACCCCATAAGCGAAGAGCTGGGCGGCGAATTCACCTTCCGGCTGGATGTCACCGACGATGCGCAGGTGGCCGCGGCAGTGCGCACAGTGGAAGAACAATGGGGCAGCGTGGACGTGGTGGTTCATTCCATCGCTTTTGCCCAGCGCGAAGACCTGCACGGCAGATTCATCGATACCAGCCGCGAAGGTTTCAAGCTGGCCATGGATATTTCCGCCTATTCTCTGGTCTGTGTGTGCAAGGCGTTTGAACCGCTGATGACAGAAGGCGGTTCCGTGCTTACCATGACATACTACGGCTCGCAGAAAGTCATAACCAACTACAACGTAATGGGCGTGGCCAAGGCCGCTCTAGAAGCCTCCGTCAGATATCTGGCTGCAGATATGGGCGAACGGGGCATAAGAGTGAACGCAGTGAGCGCAGGTCCCATCAAAACGCTGGCAGCCAGCGGCATTTCCGGCTTTAAAACCATCCTCAACCACATTGAGGAACACGCACCGCTGCGCCGCAATGTAACCACGCAGGACGTAGGCCGCACAGCCGTGTTTCTGGCATCGGACCTTTCCGGCGCCGTCACCGGCGAAGTGCTGTTTGTGGACGCGGGCTACAACGTGATGGGCATTTAG
- the msrB gene encoding peptide-methionine (R)-S-oxide reductase MsrB: protein MPQKYRKTPEALAALTDEQRRVTQENGTERPFSNAFHDHTAAGLYVDIVSGEPLFSSLDKFDSGCGWPSFSRPVELNIVEKKDTSHGLVRTEVRSKHADSHLGHVFTDGPEHLTGLRYCINSAALRFIPADKLEEEGYGEYAHLFTTRE, encoded by the coding sequence ATGCCGCAAAAATACCGCAAAACTCCGGAGGCACTGGCCGCACTGACAGATGAGCAGCGCAGGGTAACGCAGGAAAACGGCACTGAACGTCCGTTCAGCAACGCTTTTCACGACCACACAGCAGCAGGACTGTATGTGGACATCGTTTCCGGCGAACCGCTGTTTTCATCACTGGATAAATTTGATTCCGGCTGCGGGTGGCCCAGCTTCAGCAGGCCTGTGGAACTGAATATAGTGGAGAAAAAAGATACAAGTCATGGTCTTGTCCGCACAGAAGTACGCTCGAAACATGCGGACAGTCATCTGGGACATGTGTTCACAGACGGGCCGGAGCATCTGACAGGCCTGCGGTACTGTATCAATTCAGCCGCACTGCGTTTTATTCCGGCGGACAAGCTGGAAGAGGAAGGGTACGGCGAATATGCACACCTTTTCACCACACGGGAGTAG